The genomic stretch CACTTCGCGCAGGGCGGCCGGGTCCACGATGCCGTTCTTCGACTCGATGCTGACGACCTCGTAGCCCGCGATGGCCGCACTGGCCGGGTTGGTGCCGTGGGAGGAGTCCGGGCAGATGATCTTGGTCTTCTTGTTGCCCTTGTCGCGGTGGTAGGCCGCGATGAGCATCACGCCCGTAAGCTCGCCGTGCGCCCCGGCCATGGGGTGCAGGGTGAAGGCGTTCATGCCCGTGATCTCGCAGAGCAGGCGCTCGGTGTCGTGGATGGCCTCCAGCGCGCCCTGGCAGAGGCTGCCCGCCCCGGTGAGCTGCGGCAGCACGGGGTGCAGCCGGGTGAAGCCCGGCAGGGCCGCGACCTGCTCGCAGAACTTGGGGTTGTATTTCATGGTGCAGGAGCCGAGCGGATAGAAGTTTCCGTCCACGCCGAAGTTCTTCTGGGACAGCTCCGTGAAGTGGCGGACGACGTCCAGCTCGGAAACCTGGGGCAGGCCGGCATTCTCGCCGCGCAGCAGCCCGGAGGGGAGAAAGTCGGTGGCGTTCATTTTTCCGGCGCGGGGCCAGACGCCTTCCCGGCCAGGAACGGATTTCTTGAAGATGGTCTTCATGCCAGCACCCCCCGGAGCATTTCAGCGAACAGTCCGATCTGTTCCTCGCTGGTTTTTTCGGTGCAGGCCACCAGCAGCCCGTTTTCCAGGCCCTCGTAGTAGCGGCCCAGCGGGAACCCCGCGACCACGTTGCGTTCCAGAAGCCTGGAAACCGCCTCGTAGGCGTTCACGGGCAGAAGCACGGCGAATTCGTTTCCGAAGGAGCCCTGGGTCAGCATTTTCACGCCGGGAATGGCTGCGAGGCGTTCGGCGGCGTAGTGGGCGCGTTCCATGGAGAGCAGCGCGGTGCGTCTGAGGCCTTCCTCGCCGAGCAGGCTGAGGTGGATGATGGCCCGCAGGGCGCAGAGCGCCTGGTTCGAGCAGATGTTCGAGGTGGCCTTCTGGCGGCGGATGTGCTGCTCGCGGGCCTGAAGGGTGAGCACGTAGCCCGTGCGGCCCTCGGAGTCCTCGGTGCGTCCGGCCACGCGGCCCGGAAGCTGGCGGACCATCTTGCGGGTGCAGGTCATCACGCCGAGGTAGGGGCCGCCGAAGGAGAGCGGCAGGCCCAGGGACTGGCCCTCGGCAACGGCCACGTCCGCGCCCATCTCGCCGGGCGTCTTGAGCACGGACTGGAGCACGGGATAGGTCAGCAGCACGCAGACGGCCTTGTGCTCGTGCGCGGCGGAGAAGAGCGCGCTGAAATCGTTGACGCTGCCGAAGAAGTTCGGGTTCTGGACCAGCACGGCGGCGGTTTCGCCGTCCATGGCCGCCAGCAGCCCGTCCATGTTCGTATTGCCCTCGGCGTGGGGCACGGTGACCAGCTCCAGGTCCAGGTTGGTGGTGTAGGAGCGGAGCATGACCCGGTAGATCGGGTTCAGGGACTCGCTGACCACCACCTTGCGCCGCTTGGTCTGGCGCACGGCCATCATCAGGGCCTCGTAGAGGGCGGTGCCGCCGTCGTAGACGCTGGCGTTGGCGCATTCCAGGCCCATCAGCCGCGACATGGCGGTCTGGTATTCGAAGATGGCCTGGAGCGTGCCCTGGCTGGCTTCGGGCTGGTAGGGGGTGTAGGCGGTGTAGAACTCCCCGCGCGAGGAGAGCGCGTCCACGGCGGCGGGGATGTGGTGGTCGTAGAAGCCCGCGCCCAGGAAGCTGATTTCCGGGTTGGCGTTCTTGGCGGCCAGCCGTTCCATGTGCGCCAGCACTTCCATTTCGCTGCGGCCTTCGGGCAGGTCGAAGCTTTTCGGCCGCATTTCATCCTTGATCTCGGCGAAAAGCTCTCCGACGCTTTTCGCGCCGATGACCGCGAGCATTTCCCGGACCTCGTCCGGGGTATGGGGAACGTAAGGCATTGCTTCTCCTTGGCAGACGGAACAGGACCGAAAGAGCCCTCATTGGCGCGGCGCCGTCCATGCCGGGCGGCGCCGGGATGATTCTGGCCCGGACCGCGCGCTTTTGCAATGATAGAGCCGGACGGCGCGAACGACAACGCCCCGTCGCGGCTGTGCCGGTCCGGGGCGGAAGCGCGCCCGGCGCGCGAAATCGCCCCGCGCGGGGCGAATCGGCCCGGCTAGTGGCCTTCGGACTCGATAGCGGCCTGATAGCCCGCCGCGTCCAGCAGCCCTTCGGGAGCGCCGGAGGTCTTGACCTTGACCAGCCAGCCTTCGCCGTAGGGGTCGGCATTGACCTTCTCGGGCGCGTCTTCCAGGGATTCGTTGATCTCGACGACCTCGCCGCCCACCGGGGCGTAAAGCTCGCTGGCCGCCTTGACGGACTCGACCGAGCCGAACTCGTCGCCCGCCGCGAAGGTGTCGCCCACGGAGGGCAGTTCGACGTAGGTCAGGTCGCCGAGCTGCTGCTGGGCGAAGTCGGTGATGCCGAAGGTGGCGGTGTCGCCTTCGACCTTCACCCATTCGTGGGACTTGGCGTAGAGCCTATCATTGGGGATCATGTCTGGACCTCCTTGGGTAATCCGTAAAGATGGGTTCCCTTATCATTCCTTCATGCGGAATGAAAGTCCGTATTTGTGGACAGGGCCGAAATAATATCGGTGCATATTTCGCGAAGCGCAATGATGTTCGGTCCGGGATGCGTTTCGAAGAAGGATGGATCAAGTTTTTCGCAGCCCGTAGCGTTTTCCATGAGGCGTTTCGCATTGTTCAGCTTCAAATGAGGATGGTTCCGCGTGATTGTGGCATTCCCCTATTGATTGTCATCGGGCCGTAGTTTAGTGTTAAGACTCTATATCCTAATCAGTGTCGAGGGGTGCAACTGTTGGATTGATCGGCATCGGCTGGTCCGAGGGAACCGTTGGAGGGGGCGAGATGTATCGTCGTGCATTGACGGCTGTTGTGACTGCGTTGCTCTTGTTGGGACTTGCATCCGGCGGTTTCGCGCAGGATGCGAAGAAACCAGTGGTCATCGAGGGCAAGAAGATCCTTCCCCTCCGGGTGCTGTGTCGTCCGTTTTCCACGGTCTACAAGAGCCCGGACGAGGCCTCCGGCACCGCGCGGGAAAACGTGGCCGCCTTCACGTCCTTTTACGTCTACACCCGGCCCTCGGCAGAGGAACGGGAGATGGAAAACGGCTGGTACGAGGTCGGCACGGACAATCGCGGATCGACCATCGGCTGGATGAAGTCGTCCGACGTGTTCGAGTGGAAGCAGACCATGTGTCTGGCCTATACCCACCCGCAGGACCGCAAGCCCGTGCTGATGTTCGAAGGGCGGGCCCCGCTGGACGCGCTGCTGGGAAAACCCCAGGCCGAGCGCGTGTCCGAGGCGGAAAAGCTGTACCAGACCATCGCGGCGGGCGCTCCGCCGGCGGATTTCCCCGTGGTTTCCGTGGAGCCGCAGAAATACATCGACATGTCGGACCAGTTCTACCTCTTGCCGATCCTCAGCTTCGGCACGGTGGAGCTTGACGGCCGCGAAGGCCGCGTCGTGCAGCTCGCCGCCGTGACCAAGTCCGGTCCGGGCGCGCGCGAGAAGTCCGACATCCGCTCCAATCCGGGATATCTCCAGGAGGCAACCTCCTCCTCGACGCAGGTCAGCCCCGAAGACCTCAAGGATCTCAAGATCGACATCGTCTGGGTCATGGACACCACGGTTTCCATGCGGCCCTATATCCAGAAGACCATGCAGGTGGTGCGCGACGTTTCCGAACAGATCACCCTGGACACCAACGTGGCCAAGGGCATGAAGTTCGGCATCTGGGGATACCGCGACCCGGCGGACATGATTCCCGGCATCGGCTACACCACGAACAACTATACCCCGAAGCTTCAGGGCGTGGGCGATTTCATGCAGACCCTGGCCGGGGTGGACGTGACCCAGGTGGACTCCGAGGATTACGCCGAGGACGTCTTCTCCGGCATGGCCGACGCCATCCAGAACACGCAGTGGACGCCCGGCGCGATCCGCTTTCTCATCCTCGTGGGCGATGCTCCCGGACACGAGCTGGGGCACAAGTTCAACGCCTCCGGCCAGGACGAGCTGACCATCCGCAACTTCGCCAACGACCAGTCCGCATACATCTTCGCCGTGCACGTCAAGAACCCCAAGGCCAAGCAGCAGTACCACGACGCAGCCGAACGGCAGTTCAAGGAACTCTCCCGCAACAAGGGCACCAGCGGGCAGGCCGCCTACTGGAGCGTCTTCTCCGACGACATGGATGGCTTCACCAGCATTTCCATGGACGTGGCCACCAGGATCACGAATCTGATGAGCGGAGCCATGAAGGGCAGCGTTCCGACCGCGGCCGCAGCCGGAGGCGAGATGGCCGGACTGAACTCCTCGCCCGCGGCGTCTCCGGCTCCCGCCGCCTCGGCCTCGGCAGCTTCGGCAGCCGCGCCGGGCAGCCAGGTCATGGACGAGGTCGTGCGCGCGGCCCTGGTGGAGTGGATCGGCTCCAAGACGGGCGCGCAGGCCCCGCGCGACATCGTGGCCTGGGCCGTGGACAAGGATTTGCTCAATCCGGCCATGCAGTCCATGGAAGTGCGTCTGCTGGTCACGAAGAACCAGCTCGACTCGCTCAAGACCGTGCTCGACGAGATCATGGCGGCGGGCCTGCGCGGGCAGATCAGCTCCGAGAAGTTCTTCGACGCGTTGCAGGCCACTTCCGCCGCGGCCGCGCGCGATCCCGAAAAGATCAAGAACGCTTCGCGCCTCGCGGATACCGGGCTCGTGCCGGAATTCTTGGACGGCCTGCCCTACAAGAGCCAGCTCATGGACATGAGCAACGAGCTTTGGGACGCCATGGGCGTGGACGGCCAGGATTCCTTCCTGGACCAGCTCGACGCGCGCGTGAAGACCTATCAGGAAATCCACGACAGCCCGGCCCTCTGGGTCGAATTGAACAAGGGCGACGACCCGGACGAATTCGTCTACCCCATCAGCCTGGAACTGCTTCCGTAGCGTATGAACCGCGTCCGCCCCGGCCTCGCGCCGGGGCGGCGATCCGGTGTGAGGCCAGCATGAATTCCCTCGGCGAAGCTTTGTCCGGCGACGAATCCGTCGTCTACCGTCTGCGCGGCGTGCGCAAGCTGCGCGAGAAGGGCGGCGTGAGCTTCGAGCTTGAAATTCCGGAGTTCACGGTTCGGCGCGGCGAGTTCATCGCCGTGGTCGGGCCTTCGGGCTGCGGCAAGTCCACGCTGCTCGACATGCTCGGCCTCGTGCTCAAGCCGAGCGAGGCTCGCGAGTTTTCCTTCCGCTGCGGCGGGCAGGGCGAGCTGGCCGGGCTGGCCGGGCTGAGCGAACGGCGTCTGGCCGAAGTGCGCCGCAGCTGCATCGGCTATGTGCTCCAGAGCGGCGGACTCCTGCCGTTTCTGAGCGTGCGCGAGAACATCCTCCTGCCCTGTCGGCTCAACGGACAGCGCGGCGCGGGGGACGTGGCCGCCCTGGCCGCCCGGCTGGGCATTGCGGACCAGCTCGGCAAAAAACCCCAGCATCTTTCCGGCGGGCAGCGGCAGCGGGTGGCCATTGCCCGCGCACTAGCCCACAGACCTCCCTTCGTGCTCGCGGACGAGCCCACGGCGGCCGTGGACAAGCTCACCGCCGAGGAGATCCAGAAGCAGTTCAAGGAGATTTCCCGCCAGCTCGGCGTGACCCTGGTGCTCGTGACCCACGACCTGGGACTGGCCCGTTCCGGCGCGGACCGCCTTTTCAGCTTTCGCATCCGCCGCGAAGGCGCGGAGCGCACCGTGTCCACCCTGGTGGAAAAGGGCCTCGGCAAACACGCGGAAGCCGGAGGGGCGGCATGATGGGCGCGCGCGGCATGGTCCTGCGGCTTTCCCTCGCCGACTTGCGGCACGAGTGGATTCTCTCGGTCTGTCTGGTCATGGCCGTGGCCGCCGTGCTTTCGCCCTTGCTGATCCTGTTCGGCCTCAAGTTCGGGACCATCGAGATCATGCGCGAACGGCTCATCGAAGACCCGCGCAACCGCGAGATCCGTCCGATGATTTCCCGCAGTTTCGAGCGCGACTGGTTCGCGGGCATGGCCGCCCGCCCGGACGTGGCCTTCGTGGTGCCCTTCACCCGGCAGATATCGGCGCAGGTGGAGGCGCGGCTCAAGGACGGCGCGGAGCACGTTTCCCTGGACGTATTGCCCACGGCCGCGGGCGACCCCCTGCTGCTGCAAAACGGCGCGTCCGTGCCGGGCGAGGGCGAGTGCGTGCTCTCCGCGTCCGCTGCCGAGGCGCTCGGCGCGCAGCCCGGATCGGTGCTGACTCTGGGGGCCAGACGGCTCCGGGGGACGCAATACGAAAAGGCCGAAACCGAGCTTCGGGTCGCGGGAATTGCGCGGCCGCGGGCAACGGTGCTCAAGTCCCTGTACGTGCCCCTGCCGTTTCTGGAGGCGGTGGAACGCTACAAGGACGGGCAGGCCGTTCCCGAATACGGCTGGCCCGGAGATCAGGCCCTGGCCTACCCTGTCTATGACGGACTGGCCGTGATTCTGGCCGAGCCGTTGTCCAAGGTGGACGAATTCCGCCTCATCAACAATACGGGCTTTTCCCGGAAGGAGCTGCTCGCTCCGGGCGACATGGTCGAGCGCCTGGGCTGGAGCATCGCCCCTGGGCCGAGCGTGTATCTGGCCTCGGCCCGGCGCAAGCCCGTGGACGGCGAAAGTCTGCTGGCGGTGCAATACGCCCTGCGCGGCAAGAACCCCGTGCTCGTGCCCTGGGTGCGCGAGCTGCGCGCCGAGCTGATCGCCCCGCTCCAGGCGCTGGAGCTTGACGGAGAAGGCGATGCTTCCGGTCCCTCGGATGCCGTTCCGGCGGAGGGCGGCGTGGTTCTGGCCGAGCTTGGGCTGGACGCCTTTTCCATGTCCGCGGAGGATGCCGAACGGCTCCGGCCCTCGGCGCCGCCGTCCTGGGGAGTGGCGGACGAGTCTGCGCCGTCGGCGGCGTGGCGGCGCGTGGCCCTGCCCGAGGGATTGGCGTTGCCGAAGGACGAGCCCGAAGAGGGCGCGGCTTCGGACCGGGGAGCGCAGCCCGGCGGCGAGCCGGATGGGAACGCCGCCTCCATGAGCACGGACAGGGACGAAGAGCGCGCGCCTGCGGAACTGATCCTGCGCGTTTCCCGCGAAGACGGAGCCACGCTGGCCTTTCCCGTGAGCGTGGATCCGGTTCGCGTTCCCGGTTCGTCCCGCGCCCTGATTCCGGCGCGGCTTGCGGGCGTGCTCAATCTTTTCGGCGAGCGCAACGTGGGCTTCGACGCCCTCACGGAGGAATTCACGCTGGCGAGGCGGGGCTATGCAGGCTTCCGGCTCTACGCCGCCACCATCGACGACGTGGACGGCCTGCGGCGCGAGCTGGAAGCCCAGGGCGTGACCGTGAGCACCGAAGCCGAACGCATTCGGGACGTCATGGAGCTGGACGGCTACCTGACCCTGATTTTTCTGCTCATAGCCGGGGTGGCCCTGGTGGGCGGGGCGGCCTCGCTGACGGCCAGCCTCTACGCTTCGGTGGAGCGCAAGCGCCGCGACCTTTCCGTGCTCAGGCTGCTCGGCCTATCCGGCCCGGCCCTGTTCCGGTTCCCCGTGTACCAGGGCGCGCTCATCGCCGCCGCCGGATTCGCAGTGGCCTTCGGTTTCTTCGAAACGATGGCCGTCGTGATCAACACGCTTTTCCACGAACATCTCCAAGCCGAGGAGAGCCTCTGCCGCCTCGAACCGTGGCACCTGGGCGCGGCCCTGGCCGGAACGGTGCTCATCGCCGTTGCCGCCGGGAGCGTCGCGGCCTGGCGCGTCACGCGGATCGAGCCTGCCGAAGCCCTTCGGGACGAGTGAGGACACCATGCTTCCACGATCCGAATGCCGCGTCTGCGCCCTTTCCGCCCCGGACCCTGTCCGCGTCTGCATGCTGGCGACCCTGGCCGCCGCGCTTCTGCTGCTCTGGGCCATGCCCTGCCGGGCGCACAACCCCGCGCCCCTTCAGGACGATCTCAAGCTGCCCATGCCCGGCGGGGAGGAAATGGTCTTTCGCCCCGTGTTCCTGGGCCAGGGGGACGGCCCCTTCGCCCTGCGCAAGTTCAAGATGGGCGACCCGGGCGGAGGCTTTCGCGAATACCCCACCAGCGTGGCCCTGGGCGGCTCCTTCGTGGCGCAGGACAAGGGCAAGCGGGACTGGTGCTATTATCTCGGCAAGTATGAAGTCACCGAAGGGCAGTATTATGCGCTAATGGGGCTGCCCCAGGGGGGGGATGCGGCCCTGCTGAAGTCGAAGCTGCCCATGACCGGCGTGACCTACTTCGACGCGTTGGCCTTTGCGGACCGCTACAATCGCTGGCTGCTGGAAAACGCGCAGGCCGCGCTTCCGGCCAACGGCGAATCTCCCGGTTTCGTGCGGCTGCCCACGGAAGCCGAGTGGGAATTCGCGGCGCGCGGCGGCGCCAGGGTCACTCCGGACCAGTTCGACCGCAAGTTGCCCTACGACGGAGTGCTGCCGGAGTACGAGTGGTTTTCCGGACCGACTTCCTCGCACAACAAGCTCAAGGAATCCGGCATGCTCAAGGCCAACATCCTCGGCCTGCACGACATGCTGGGCAACGTCGCGGAAATGACCCAATCACTGTACCGCGTCGAATACTATCAGGGGCGGCCCGGCGGTTTCGTTGCGCGCGGCGGGCATTTCCTCACTTCCGAAAACATGCTGCGCTCTTCCCTGCGCACCGAGGAACCGTTCTACATCGGCAGCCGGGCCAAGGGATTCAAGCCCAACGCCAAGGCGACCATGGGCTTTCGGCTGACGCTGTCCTCCGTGATCTATACGGACAGGGCCGCGCTCAAGGACATGGAATTCGCCTGGGACGCCTATCGCGGCGGCAAGGGCGCGGACATGCCCGCGGCGGTTTCCGTGAGTCCGACCAGCTTCCAGGCGGACGTCAAGACCCAGGAGGCGTTCGAGCATCTGGAGCGGCTCAAGGCCGAACTGGCGAAGCTCGGCGGCGGCGAGTCCGTCGCGCGGGAGCTGGGCTTTATCGAGGCTTCCCTGAACGACATGAAGCTGATCCGGCGGCAGGCGGACGAGGATTCCGCTTATGCCTGGGCCAAGATTGCGGCGGAGCAGGGCTTCTTCCTCTACCGCGAGCTGCAGAAGCTGCCCAAGGTGCTCGCCGTGCTGGAGAGCGCGCAGACCTCCGGCCGCACGGCCATGATCGAGAGCCTGACGCAGCGGCGGGACGAGGTTCAGGGCAATATCGACGCGGCCCTGGCTTCCTATTCCGATTCGTTCCGGCAGTTGGCCGCCACGCCCGACTGGGCCGTGGACAAGGCCTTCGAGCGCTACACCGCCTTCCTGTTGGAGCGGGGCGCTGCGGACCAGGTCCGGGTGCTCAAGACCGTGCGGGCGCATTATGCGGATTTCGGGCAGACAAAGCGAGCGGATACGTCGGGTTGGCGCAAGCAGCTCGAAACCCTTTCCGTTCGATAATGGTGGTTTTTGATCCTGAATCGGGTAAAAATGAATGCATGTAAAACTCTTGCATGGGGGAGGGAAACCATGAAGAAATTCTTGAGTCTTGTACTGGTTCTGAGCTTGGTGGTCGGCGGCCTGTCCGCCCTGGGAGGCTGCGCGGCAAAAACCGACCGCGGCCAGACGCAGCAGGAAGGCGCGGCCACGGGCGCGGCGGGCGGCGCTGTGC from Paucidesulfovibrio longus DSM 6739 encodes the following:
- a CDS encoding ABC transporter ATP-binding protein; this encodes MNSLGEALSGDESVVYRLRGVRKLREKGGVSFELEIPEFTVRRGEFIAVVGPSGCGKSTLLDMLGLVLKPSEAREFSFRCGGQGELAGLAGLSERRLAEVRRSCIGYVLQSGGLLPFLSVRENILLPCRLNGQRGAGDVAALAARLGIADQLGKKPQHLSGGQRQRVAIARALAHRPPFVLADEPTAAVDKLTAEEIQKQFKEISRQLGVTLVLVTHDLGLARSGADRLFSFRIRREGAERTVSTLVEKGLGKHAEAGGAA
- a CDS encoding ABC transporter permease; protein product: MELDGYLTLIFLLIAGVALVGGAASLTASLYASVERKRRDLSVLRLLGLSGPALFRFPVYQGALIAAAGFAVAFGFFETMAVVINTLFHEHLQAEESLCRLEPWHLGAALAGTVLIAVAAGSVAAWRVTRIEPAEALRDE
- a CDS encoding VWA domain-containing protein; translation: MVIEGKKILPLRVLCRPFSTVYKSPDEASGTARENVAAFTSFYVYTRPSAEEREMENGWYEVGTDNRGSTIGWMKSSDVFEWKQTMCLAYTHPQDRKPVLMFEGRAPLDALLGKPQAERVSEAEKLYQTIAAGAPPADFPVVSVEPQKYIDMSDQFYLLPILSFGTVELDGREGRVVQLAAVTKSGPGAREKSDIRSNPGYLQEATSSSTQVSPEDLKDLKIDIVWVMDTTVSMRPYIQKTMQVVRDVSEQITLDTNVAKGMKFGIWGYRDPADMIPGIGYTTNNYTPKLQGVGDFMQTLAGVDVTQVDSEDYAEDVFSGMADAIQNTQWTPGAIRFLILVGDAPGHELGHKFNASGQDELTIRNFANDQSAYIFAVHVKNPKAKQQYHDAAERQFKELSRNKGTSGQAAYWSVFSDDMDGFTSISMDVATRITNLMSGAMKGSVPTAAAAGGEMAGLNSSPAASPAPAASASAASAAAPGSQVMDEVVRAALVEWIGSKTGAQAPRDIVAWAVDKDLLNPAMQSMEVRLLVTKNQLDSLKTVLDEIMAAGLRGQISSEKFFDALQATSAAAARDPEKIKNASRLADTGLVPEFLDGLPYKSQLMDMSNELWDAMGVDGQDSFLDQLDARVKTYQEIHDSPALWVELNKGDDPDEFVYPISLELLP
- a CDS encoding formylglycine-generating enzyme family protein codes for the protein MLPRSECRVCALSAPDPVRVCMLATLAAALLLLWAMPCRAHNPAPLQDDLKLPMPGGEEMVFRPVFLGQGDGPFALRKFKMGDPGGGFREYPTSVALGGSFVAQDKGKRDWCYYLGKYEVTEGQYYALMGLPQGGDAALLKSKLPMTGVTYFDALAFADRYNRWLLENAQAALPANGESPGFVRLPTEAEWEFAARGGARVTPDQFDRKLPYDGVLPEYEWFSGPTSSHNKLKESGMLKANILGLHDMLGNVAEMTQSLYRVEYYQGRPGGFVARGGHFLTSENMLRSSLRTEEPFYIGSRAKGFKPNAKATMGFRLTLSSVIYTDRAALKDMEFAWDAYRGGKGADMPAAVSVSPTSFQADVKTQEAFEHLERLKAELAKLGGGESVARELGFIEASLNDMKLIRRQADEDSAYAWAKIAAEQGFFLYRELQKLPKVLAVLESAQTSGRTAMIESLTQRRDEVQGNIDAALASYSDSFRQLAATPDWAVDKAFERYTAFLLERGAADQVRVLKTVRAHYADFGQTKRADTSGWRKQLETLSVR
- the gcvH gene encoding glycine cleavage system protein GcvH yields the protein MIPNDRLYAKSHEWVKVEGDTATFGITDFAQQQLGDLTYVELPSVGDTFAAGDEFGSVESVKAASELYAPVGGEVVEINESLEDAPEKVNADPYGEGWLVKVKTSGAPEGLLDAAGYQAAIESEGH
- the gcvPA gene encoding aminomethyl-transferring glycine dehydrogenase subunit GcvPA, which gives rise to MPYVPHTPDEVREMLAVIGAKSVGELFAEIKDEMRPKSFDLPEGRSEMEVLAHMERLAAKNANPEISFLGAGFYDHHIPAAVDALSSRGEFYTAYTPYQPEASQGTLQAIFEYQTAMSRLMGLECANASVYDGGTALYEALMMAVRQTKRRKVVVSESLNPIYRVMLRSYTTNLDLELVTVPHAEGNTNMDGLLAAMDGETAAVLVQNPNFFGSVNDFSALFSAAHEHKAVCVLLTYPVLQSVLKTPGEMGADVAVAEGQSLGLPLSFGGPYLGVMTCTRKMVRQLPGRVAGRTEDSEGRTGYVLTLQAREQHIRRQKATSNICSNQALCALRAIIHLSLLGEEGLRRTALLSMERAHYAAERLAAIPGVKMLTQGSFGNEFAVLLPVNAYEAVSRLLERNVVAGFPLGRYYEGLENGLLVACTEKTSEEQIGLFAEMLRGVLA